The Molothrus ater isolate BHLD 08-10-18 breed brown headed cowbird chromosome 17, BPBGC_Mater_1.1, whole genome shotgun sequence DNA segment gctccatctccctccTACTGGCTGGTCCAAGCCCTTCCATGCTAGAGGTTTGCTGGATTATTTCCAAACTCCACCAGCCTCACAGGGTCCCAAAAACAAAGCTCAGGCAAGTGCCAGTTCTTGTTCTCACAGCCAGGTCTCCTCCAAGACCCCAAAATGCCAAACGTGCAGGGGAGCTGAGGGTCCCCATGGCTCTCCTCACCTGTGGTTGAAGGTCTGCAGTCCAACAGAGGCTGAGGCAAACACTATTGCTTTGCAGAAACTGGAGGTCTGGCCCAGGCACAAAGCAAAAATGCTTGAGACACCAGAGCCAATGAcctggaaaaaagggaaaattaaacaCCACAGCACGTTTTCTGCAAGAAGAAAGCAACTCCTGCCACGAACAAACTGTTCCCTTTTCCAATGCCATGAGTTTGTGTGCACCTTGtgctcctttttcccccccaatGTCCTTCTGTGCCAGAGGTGTGTCCAGAGGGATGTGATGCTGCAGATCAGAGGATACACTGTGTTCTCACCCAGCATTTCTATTTCTGCTCACCCTTGTATTGCTACTTCCTCAGTACCTAAGGGGTCATTTGGGATGACCAGGGACAGGTTGTGCAAGAAAACCCCTCCAGAGCACTCCCTGTGCTCAATGCTGCCATTAATCCAGGCTCTGTTCCCCAGCTAGGGTTTTCCTCTAGATGTCCTTTCACACATCCTGTGTAATGtgcaaaggcagaaaatgctgtttccaTCCATAATCCCTAACCCAGCTCCATGCAAGGTCTAGTCTGCCACATAATCAGAGTTTAAGTGGTAACTCAGGTAcctctgccacagctccagctctcttACCTGCATGAACTTGCGGATGGTGATGGTTCTGTACCCTGGAGAAGAAAGAGACACTTGGAGTTAAGCACAGCTCACCTTGTTGTCCAGCCAGGAAACTACAACATAAGTAGATTTCAGATGCCCAGATGTCATCTCCACGTGGATATTGTGAATGAGGTCAAAGAGAGCCCCAAACACACTGATGGGATTTGGACACTGGACAATTTATTCTGCTTTATATCAGAACCTCACATTGTTTATTTGCTGGGTCTCCCCCCTACCAACAagccctcctcctcccacaTCCCATAAGAGCTGAGGAAAAGCCATAGAGAGCTCTCACCTTGACTAATTAAATGATCAGACAGAAATCCACTGAACAAGCTCGTCGGAATTGCAACCAGCCAGGGGACTACATTAAACACCCAGCCctgaaaaggagggaaaaccaAGAGAGATTTGTTGTCAGAGCTGagtttttttgcaaatattttgacAGTCCACAGTTTACCtgtagaaaaaagaaataatgaagcACTCAGGACTTGTTTCAGCACCTGCACCCCCTTGGCAgagccagctcccagctgccctgtgccccactCCAAGCTCTGTGAGGGAGCAGATGCATCACAGCCTGCAGCATTTGcagatttttgtctttccttcttccccagcAATGCTGCATccagaggagaggcagaaaagtCTGGGAAAGAGGGATTAGACATGGCAAAGTTCACTGCTCAGCAAGATGACGTGGTGGGCagccacagagccctgggaagcTCAGTGTGGGTTTCCTGTGGgtcctcagcagagctgctggcaaaatttccagcagcttccagctcaTTAGCAGCATTACTGTgtgaggctgagggagcagagctggattttCTAATGGCAGGATTAGGTAACATTATGAGTACCAACATCCTTCGGCCCATTTTCAATTAAGTGAGCTGCAGCTGTAATCACAGACCATTAGTGGTCAGCTGGATTACAGCTGCTCAGGGGCACTTTGGTGCCCAGATCCCACAGGAGCTGAAATCAGCATGGGCTAGGCTGGATTTCATCTCAGCTGGTGGAACCCACTCATCCATCCATGCACCCACCACCCCCAGCATCTCCCCCTTTGCTCAGAGCCCATCACCCTGTGGGGGCATCTCCCCTTCCTGTCTGGCTTTGGGCTGTGTGGGAGGCCTGAATGATCTTGGGCTCGAATAATCCTGTTAAAGATGCTCCTGGAAATCACACCAGGGTCCATCTGCATCTTTCCATGCCTTTGAAATCTGGGTCTGGGTCATTTTCGACAATGTTAGCccatgggctctgtggggtGGTGCTGTCTgttggcagcagctcagcacatcAACCCCAGCCTtgtcccatcccacagcccatcACCCTGAGCCAAACCCTCCATCACCTTCACTCAGGTGGCCACGGGCAGCTGCCCAGCTCACCTGCAGCAAGGGATTTTGGccagcaggtgacacaggttACCCACAGTAGGGATCCTGAGCCATCCTTTAAAATCAAGCAGCCTCAGCCCGTTTTAAACTGCACAAAACGATTatcagctgcaggagcactcTATAGAGCATCTTACATAAGGGCACCATGATATAATGCTTAACAGATGGTAAATTACTGCTGCACAAGCACATTACTCGAGGTGCACAGATCTTGTCACAACAATATGTTTGCTGGTTTAACACAtgattttaatataaatatcaAGTATGCCATAAAGAGCTTTACATATGTAATATGAAAAGGCATTTGTAAGCAGCTCTGGAAATTGTAAAAAGCTAACAGAGCCATTGTGGAGGAGACTGAGTTTCTGAGAACAAGATGAAAATGCCAGCTCTCAGCCCAGATCAGTACTGCCTGGCTTTTTGAAAAATGGGATTATCATTTGTGCTGAGGAGAGGGAAGCTTTTGTAGTATTTTTGAAGTGCACATTATTGTTATTAATGGTAATTGTAATTTTCACAGGCAGGCCTGAGCTGTACAATGTTAGTCCAGTTAAAAACCCTGTAAAAATATTAGGAGTGAATGGTGCTTATTTGCAACAGCATAATGTCATGAGCTTTGTGCTAGttgaaaaattatctttttctcagaagaaaaacagtctAAAACCCAATAAAACCTGCTCTTCCCTACATCCTTCATCATCCCTAAACAAGCAGCTAGAAACCAGCCTCTGCAATCTGGAGAGATCTCCAAAGCATGAGCAGAGGTGCCACAGCTCCAAACCCCACAGGGAAAcctcccacctcctcctgcctcccagtGTGCTCTCACCAAATCCCTCTGCCATCATCTTCCTCACCTCCACCCCCTTTTGGCaggcacccagcacagcctccttgGAACAGCAATGCCTCTGCTTTGGAGCCAACCCACCTTGGAGTCTGGAAAAGTTTCCTTAAAGAAAGTcggcagccaggagagcagggtgaAGAACGGTGCTGGCCGTGGAGAGCTGGGCGATGATGACAGCCCTGCAAATACACAGCTGAGAGGAAACAATCAGCAGGGACAGGTCATGCTGCCTGGGAAAGGAAGGGCACTCCAGGGGTCAGCTCCCAACAGAAACCCCGGAGATTTTTGTCATGGAGAGCTGCTCCTTTCGCCTTCCTGAGATTGTCGTCAGAGATTTTCAGCTCCAGCTGATTTTCAGCTTCAGATTGTCACTGCTTTCAGCTTTCTCCTTGCTGGTCCTTGCTGCCCCACCGCACAGCCCCGGGGCCAGGAGAGGTTAATTGAGGCGCTAATTATGCCACTGCatttcccttccagccctgcaagAACCCTCCTGCTCTGAGAAGTGTTTAGGGTTTTCTAGGGATTTGTTATCAGCTCCATTGTTATTCAAGGCAGGAATGggtttgctgctctgcagccccatcatcctcctcctcctcctcctcgcctTAAAACAGCCCTTGGGAACAGCTTGGATGGGTTTCAGTAcccactgcagcatcccaaagGGAAAATGGCCATTAAAAAGATGTTTGGCAGCAATGAGAACTCAGCCCGTGCCACCCAGGGCTCCTGAGCAGCACTTGTTAGGAGCCCATTACAATCAGCATTTCCAACAAGACCCGTGGAAAATATCACTCTGGAGGAGCACAGGACTCATCCAGGGggaacagcctgggaaggagaaagATTTGCCAGCAACATTCGAGGCTGACAGCCCTGTGGACAGAACATAAACCACCTTTGCCAAGCTTACCTTTGCAGCTCTTTATTTATACTGAAGGAATGAGAAAACTGGTTCTGCTTCTCAAATATATAAGTAAGTGGACAAAAACCACAGAGGCAGGAGAAATAAgcccagagaggagaaaagagaggatgctgccagcctggccaaTGCATGCAGCTGCCTACCAGATTGGTGCCTTCCTGAACAGCTGCTTCCAGGGAACTTTGGTCTGCTTGGGCACTGAGAGGCCTCTTGTTAAACAGTTCATGGGGATGGTGAGTTctgcagggaagaaaacagCCCAAGGAAAGCTGTGGTCAGTAATTacctgtgcagccctgggacactgctgtACAACCACTTGTAATCTCCTTCTAGCCCTTGGTTTTTTGGCTCTACCAGCCTTGAGTGCTCATGGAAACACCTTGCTACACTGACCAAATTTTTTCCACACCCCTCCCCATCCAGCCACCTTCACCCATGTGTTTTATATCTTTTATAATGAAACAGAAGTCCCTTGGTACGGACTGGGTTTGGATTCTGTGCAGCACCAGACACACACCCAGCTTCCAGTGAGCTCAGATCCTACATACCACACTCACCTAATAATGCTGTAGCCAGGTGTAATGGTTTGTCCATATGTGGAATTACTCCTAGGCAGTTATTTGGGAAGAGATATTGTGGATTAACTGGTTTTTAAAAGCTCTGTGTGTAGATGCTCTTAGTTTGGAGTAAGTATCTTGTCCTGCTTTAGCTTAATCCACTTTGAAGATCATGCTCTGGTTTGTGTTTTCACTGGTGCTTAAAGAGTACTGAGGAGCCAGATCAGGCTCTCAGCAATGATATAATCCAGCGTGGGACTTGAAATAGGAAATCAGCATTGCAAGAGCTCAAATCCTGGTTTTTGGGTTGGGGATCTTGGGTGAGACACAGCGTGTGTTACAGAACACATCTGAGCAAAAGGCCTTTGTGTAAAACCAGGCATGATCTGGGAAACACACAGGAATTGCAAAAATAATGGAATCACTTTGTTCCCAGATCCTTGGGAGcactggcagccccagggatcTGGACTCACCTTTCTCACTCAGGAGGTATTTGCAGGTGCAATAAACCCAGAGCAGAGTGAGCAAACCAGAGAAGTAGAAAACACTTTCCCAGCCGTACCAGTCCAGGAGGAGAGATCCTGCACCACCAATCAGCAGAGTTCTGCAAGGGAAAGCACTCAGATTTACTGGCCTGGCTGAGAGCTCAGACTGAGCACATTGATGGGAGACTGTCCCTGGGGTCAACACTGCTGTCACTGAACCACAGAACCCtaaaattatttgggttggaagggaccttaaagctcatcttgttccacctcctgccatgggcaggggcaccttccactgtcccaggttgttccaaaccccatccaaactggtcttggacacttccagggatggggcagccacagctgctctgggcaccctgtgccagggcctcagcaccctcacagggagaaTTTCTCAGTCACTGCATGTGTGGGTGCTGCCACCAGTCCCACCTGTGCAACCTGTCCTGTTCCCTGAGTGGCATCTCAGGCCAGATCCTCAGTGGCAGGAGAAATCCCAAAGGGACCTTACCCTCACCTGCCTCTCACTGAAAAATGGTCattggggaaagaaaaggaggttGGTGGTGTGCAGTATCCCAGAGAATGTttaaagcagcaaaagaaatgaGAACATTGGAAAACTAAGTGATTCAACACAGTGATATTTCTATTCAGCTTTTAAGCAACCTTCCCATTTAGAAAGGAAATTCTGATGGAGATCAGCAGAGGTGGAGAAGTTCTATTCTTCCCATCTATCAGAGAGGACAGGTGACCAATGCCAGGCTCTTCCTACTGAATTGGGCTGTTTCCCATAGTAATTAAATGTTGCAAACAGTCTTCAAAGTCTggtttgaaaagaaagagaaaacaatacATAAATCCTTGGCAGGCAGGACAGCAACTGCCTGAGgcttcctcagctgcagcaggagtcCTTGAGGACCCGTGGACCCACACGTACTTTGGGCTGTGAGTTTTGCCTCCAACTATTTAATGGCATTTCATCAGATAGGATGTccagagctgtcacagctgcTCAGAGGCCTCTGAACTCACCCAAACTGGGATCCAGTCCCCACTGTGCTGTAGGTGAAGGCTCGCTCGCTCTCCCGGACCCTCTGGGACAGCAGGCTGGCCAGGGATGGGAAGTACACCCCtgagagaaacagcagcaaggcagggagcAGTTAGGCAAAGAAACCCCAAATTTAAAAGATCCAGAGTGAGCAAAATGCTGAGACAAAGCAGCAGAAGCTTTCGTGAATTCAAACCAGGGATATAAAATAAACTGAGTGGATCCATCGCCATCAAATGGTTTTTTGTGCCTTCTCCGTAATCCCTTTTCATCACCACCACTGCTACTGTAAATCCATCAGTGCCAATGcacttcccagtgctgcagcttggcaagagggaaggaaaatcaCTCCAAATTATCCAAAAGTTTTGGCAAGGGCCAATTTTCTTTGAGTGTTTTGAAGGAGTTTTAAAAGGTGGAAAACCAAACGTGACCAGAAATGATTTCCAAAGCCAGCAGCCCCTGTCTGGCAAAGAGATTTCTACAGGGAAATGACTTGTCAGTGACTTTCTCTAGAAATGTCACTGGTTTTTCCCATGAAGTTCTGGATGTGGAGGCTGTTTTGAGCAGAGAATTGCCCAGACACCCATGGGAAGGGTTCATGCACTGCAAACCACGGGACTTGCATCTCAATGTGCTGCACGTGAGCCTCTGTGCAAGGAGGCccctggacagacagacacacagacagtcAGGACAGGGGCCTCACCTTGCAGGAGCCCCATGAGGAACCTGGAGGAGGTCATAAAAACCAGATGGGCTGAGGTGATGTGGGTGAGCAGCGGGGTGAGGACTGTGAGGAACCCCCAGGCTGATGCTGAAAGGAGGAGGACTTTCTCACCTCCTATTCtggaagacagaaaacacattATCAAAGACAGCAGGGCAAAAGGGCAAAGTCCTCCAGCACAGACTCAAGTGCCCTTCCCAGTTTAACCTGTTTTTAGGAGCAGCCTTTTGGTCAAACCTGTTCTTCTCTTGGCCCTAGGGGAGTAGCTCTGACCTTTTCCCTTCCCCgttcctgccagccctgcccatccaACTGATCCCAGATATCTCACAGCACTGAGCCACTCAACTCTCTGATGGTGGTGGAGGGgaagcccagctgctgccaccattCTGCTTCCAGCATTCTGCTTCTCTTAACCAGTGACGGTGTTTTCCATTTGCTCTTTTGCaatcctcagctctgccttttaCCATTCAGGTTTCTCTGGGTGTTTTCTTGCAAACTCTTAAGGACCTCAATTAAATAGCACAGTGCACTTCACAGATAATGCATCCCTTCCAGGCATGTGCTCCTCACAAAAGATTTCATAGAAAAGCTCTCTCACTAAGAATAGATTGGCTGGGGAAAGGGACTCAAGCAGGTAAGGATTCAGATCCTCCCTTACAGCCAGCTGGGgaaattgtttgctttttaattcaTATGACACAATGGAGAGAGTTTTTCTAAACATGATAGAAACAGTGTATGGGGACTTGCTTGAGAAAAGACTGCAAGAGAATATAGGGCAGAAAGACTGGAAGTGCTGAACTGAAAACAAAGATCACCTGTGCAGATCAAATCAGAAAAGCTGTATtcacagaatcctagaatcACTTGCAGGGATgagacatccacagcttctaTCTGGCCAGTCTAAAGTCCCCACATCCCTTCTCAGCCAGAGCTTCTCCCCATGGACACACTGGACCCTCCACCCCATCGCTGGGGTCTGGAACTGGAACTGAGGCGTCAAAACCAAGCTAAGCATCATTAAACCAAGAAAACATGAGAATAATTTCCAGTACTGATCACTGATGTGTCCTCCAACAATCTGTGTCAAGCAGTATCCCCAGAAGAAGCTGCTGAGCACGACACCAAACTGCTTCTTGTCCCAGTCGAAGTAGGAGCTGAGTGCCACGGCGCAGATGGGCACGGTGACACGGGCACAGTACAGCAGGCacgtccccagcagcagcatcgCTGTCCACACACGGCATTCaggcctgcagggagggagaggaaggtggGAAAGGGCAGGGGGATGCTGGGCCCCCTGGGTCCCTGCACAGCCAAGGTTTGGGGGTCAGCTTGGCTTTGCCAGCCGAGTCTGTCTGGATAAAATGAAGGTCAGCACAAGTGCCCCGGGCACAGCGGTGCTGGCACAGAGTGCATCCCATCTGCTGGCTTTTAGGAATGGTGCCAGCTTCATCCCAAACACTATTTGACTCCAGCAGCAAATGTCTGTCCACAGGCTGCAAGGTGGAATGGGCTGCTTGGACATCACTGGCTGCAGAtggagggaaaggcaggaaggaacctggtttgtttgcttttttaccccccaaacaaaaaactgttCTTTAAAAGTTAAGGATAACAAAGGAAAGGTCAGGGCATGACTTGGAAGCACCTGCATGAGACACACCTCTTGGTAGCAGACATTAGTTATTTGGCATTTCTACCCATTCCCCAGGGGAGGTGATTTGTGTTACCCATCCTAAAAAGGAGGGATATGCAGGAATTTTTTAGAGAGACAAGACTTGATGGGCCTGAAGAGCTCAGAGAGATAAGCAAAATAATTAAGCCTGGACAGACAAGAAATTTTAGATAATAAAAGTCAAAATATGTTAACAGAATATATATTTCTGGGGTGTGAATTCTCAGCCTCAAGAAAAGGGCTCCTACAGGAGTAGGTGAGAAGCAAGTCAGTGATGGCTTCTGGagcaaacaaacacattttgctGCAAATGTCAGGTAAATCCCTCTGCCTTCTCTCAGCCATGCCACTTTGGGTGCCCCCCTTTGCCAGTGAATTACAGAGTTAAAAGCTGAGTAAGAACACCCACTATTGGTACTATTTGTGTTTGATTATTTCTCTGCCCAGAGGCCAGAGCACAAAGCACTGAGCTAACAGACTCTGTGCTCCAGGGGAATTCACTGTACCAGGGCAGTAACCTCTGGGCTTTCCACCCTGCTAAACACACCCACCCTCCATGTGGGAAACAACCTGGGTCACCTTTTACATCAAACAGAGAGCTGGTTTCTCTGTAGTGGAATGATGATAAATGTGGGTTAATCCCACACAGCACAAACCCATTTGTAAAGGTGTAAATGGGCCCTCACAGGGGGGAGGTGAAGGAAcaatgaaaagcagaacaggTGAACCTGCTGGAGATGGATTTATTGCTGTTTCCTGACAAGGCAGATAAGCAACTCAGGGCTAACCTCTGGCAGGAGGAACTGGAAGTGTTTCAGGTGGTGTTTAGAGGGCTGGAACTGTTGTTACTGTGCACACGCACGAGTGCACAGAATAACACAGGAACTGGCAAACCTCACGTCTCTTTGCTGGAGGAATGAGTACCCAGGGCTTGACCTGCCTCAGTCATTCCAACCAGCTGGGAAATGCTCTCAGAGCCCCTTCCTGGG contains these protein-coding regions:
- the SLC17A9 gene encoding LOW QUALITY PROTEIN: solute carrier family 17 member 9 (The sequence of the model RefSeq protein was modified relative to this genomic sequence to represent the inferred CDS: deleted 1 base in 1 codon) produces the protein MAAGGGGRNAPPGSGPRDGMRRDGGIEPYWSRPECRVWTAMLLLGTCLLYCARVTVPICAVALSSYFDWDKKQFGVVLSSFFWGYCLTQIVGGHISDQIGGEKVLLLSASAWGFLTVLTPLLTHITSAHLVFMTSSRFLMGLLQGVYFPSLASLLSQRVRESERAFTYSTVGTGSQFGTLLIGGAGSLLLDWYGWESVFYFSGLLTLLWVYCTCKYLLSEKELTIPMNCLTRGLSVPKQTKVPWKQLFRKAPIWAVIIAQLSTASTFFTLLSWLPTFFKETFPDSKGWVFNVVPWLVAIPTSLFSGFLSDHLISQGYRTITIRKFMQVIGSGVSSIFALCLGQTSSFCKAIVFASASVGLQTFNHSGISVNVQDLAPSCAGLLFGVANTGGALLGVICVYLAGYLIETTGSWISVFNLVAAVNSIGLCTFLLFGEAQRVDTDSEYVDL